The stretch of DNA tcccGAGACTCTCCCCAGGCCAAAGCCATGGAAGATACACTTAGACAATGTGAGAATGAACCCATCAAAGGAGAGACCAAGTTCTGTGCCACCTCCTTGGAGTCCATGCTTGATTTTGCAAGTGGCACTCTGGGGTTGGATTCCAACTTCCGAGTTTTGACAACTTCCCACCTCACCAAGTCAACTACCCTTCTCCAGAACTACACTTTCCTGAAAATCCCAGAAGAAATTCCTGCTCCCAAGATGGTAGCATGTCACACCATGCCTTACCCTTACGCAGTTTTCTATTGCCATAGCCAAGAAAGTGAGAACAAGGTGTTTAAGGTTGCCCTGGGTGGTGAGAATGGAGATAGTGTGGAAGCTCTTGCTGTTTGCCACATGGATACCTCTCAATGGAGCCCTGATCATGCGTCATTTCGCCTTCTTGGGGTTCAGCCTGGGACCTCCAGCGTCTGCCATTTCTTCCCAGCAGATAATCTTGTCTGGGTTTCAACAAAGTTGTCAATTTAGTATTCTGATCAAAATGCATGCGCTTGTTGAAGTTTTACTTCTGAATAAATACTTCTGCGCAATAATGGTAgtttcatgtaaatattttacaGTTTGTAGCGTACCAATGAAATGAATAAAGTAGTGTTGCCTTTGGCATTTACATCTAATTAGACAGCCAGTGCATTTTGTTAGAGTATGCACTGACTTAGTCAATGATCAGTTGCGAGAATCAAGTGATCAGTTGCACAAATCAAGTCAGTTCAGCAGATATGCAGCGGGCACCGATTATGTAGCAACAGCTGAACCATCTGCACATTTTTCTGATTCTGTTAAACCAGCCGATTGACAATAGTTGTATAATCTCATTGTACTCCTTAAACTTCTCCAGTTTGCTATATGTATCTATATATTACGATTGAATACAAAGGGAAAAGATGTGAAGTCAATCAGTTTAAAACATTCCCTTGGTTCTTTATGTTCTGTTTATTTTCCTTGCACATTTCGCAACCAATATGTGTAGGATTGTTTATCTTTCTCTGTTTTCATTTTCCCTGAGTTTTGCATAGTTCTTCTACATTGAATGGTTCAAGGACCCCCataaatagggaaaaaaaaattatattttcaagccaATACGGAGGTTCTTAAATGATCTATCGAatgtacatttaaattacgtATCCTATATATTAAAGTAAGCGCTTTAAGTTTAAATCTGAATTTGGTGGTATTTAGTAACCATCAAATTTAAAAGCTTTTTCCAGCAAATGCAAATGGGTTGTCCTGTTCATAACAATATCTGACCAACTAATCACATAAAGTAGGAAATTTGATCAGCATCTTAAGCGTCTGTCTGATTTCCCTTTCAATAACGGCCATCATTTGGTACCCATTTCACAATTGGGTTGGTAAAAGCCATCACTCATAATGAACAACATGCAAAGCACTAACCAAGGCGTGGGCTGCCTCATCTGTACACTGTTCACACACCAAATAGATTTGCCTTTTATGCAATGTTTGAACCGACTGAAGATCgtttttattttgaaggatAAACAATGTCGGGCATGACACATTCTGAAGGCCCACCATTGACAATTCAGTGATGATCATCCCTTTAAAAACTTCTAAGCACAAAGATGGGCAGAAGCTTTTCTGGGAAGAATAACATTCATAATAGTATTGAATTATTTTCAGGATTTATAGCTTTTCTAAAGGATTTTCACAATCTTGCAAAGAGAACTAAAAGCTCCAAAGAAACTTTGCCAAAGACCATTATATAGAAACTATTGCTAATATTTCAACAACAGAGCAAGATATTGTAAACCAGCCAATATAGATTCAGCCCTAGAACAGATTCAGCTCTGTGTGGCTCTTTTGTTCAAAGTCCTCGACAAAAGCTGgcttcttctcttctttatcCTCAACGTGGGCATGATATATAATAGCATTAGGAGTAACGTCaaaatctttaagaaaatgaacATTTTCCCTGGCGTCAGAGGCATATGGAAGATCTCGATGCAAAAGGCCTTTGATTGCTTCTGGGATGGGTTGGTCTTTCATTATGCTTTTCCAGTAGTCTCCTGGGTCTCTTCTGGCATCGCTGAGGTTGACAAGCACAAGCTATTGCACAGAAAACACAAAGTTAATACAAACACTGCTTAAAGAGGAGATCAAAGTTGCTAGATATGGAAAGCTCACCAGGAACAGAGAAAAGAGAAGCAAGAATGCAGAGATAGACTTCATTATCTCCTTGTCTGCACGCTCTTGGATTTGTTAATCTGAATGGTGCTATGCTCATCAACATCTGACTAATATACCTTTTTATAGGCCAATTTCAAGGATCCTTCTCGTGGACCTCTAGGCTCTAgctgccctttttttttttttttttgagaatacCTCTAGCTGCCCTTGATAGATCGTCCATGTGAATTAATTTGTTCTTATCTGTAGATATTAGCAAGATGTAATTTCCATTGAggtcacaatatatatatatatatatatatatatattttttttaccatgcttgaaatgaattttatcaaaacaTTAGAATTCCTTTCCCATACCAACCAGAACACAAGATCTTTCTCGTGTTAAATactgttggtattttttttaataaatagagtttttttttgtaataagtACTATTTACGGTGGCATTTGAAATTGAGAAAGATCATTAACGTGTTTTTATTCTTAATCTATTAATAattttagagaaataatagttacagttACGCAAGCAccgtattattattttgaaaaaaataaatatatacggatcgctatataaaaaaaattaattttttaataatagactctactcttttttaaaatgactggaTGACACTCATACATTCCAAaattgtatgtaacattattcataattttaataaatcaagCGTTACTGTACGTTACAGAGTTAactgccatttttttttaaagaaaaattatgtttgacCATTGTGGGGCCGGTTGTTTTTTATCATTAGTTTTTCATTAATTGGGTTAACGTTTACCTCcttaaattggttgaatttaaTGTTTCAgttactcaatattttttaagtggCCGAACGTTGCTCAGTTAAGGgcccgtttgttttcagagataagatgagatgagatgagattaaagttaaaaagttgaataaaataatgttagaatatattttttaatattatttttgttttgggatttgaaaaagttaaattttttattttattttttgtggagatttgagaaagttgtaatgatgaggtgagatgagatgagatgagatgagatgtttttcgaaaacaaacaaggcttaATTACTCATTAACGTCTGTTTTTAAACCAAgctgtttgaattttttatctttaattttgtcACTTAAATTTCTTACCGTCTCATGTGTTAATGGTTCTAGCTCCTGGAAGCcgttttgtttatattaatttGGGTGTCTTTATTCTTTTGATTGCCCAGTTTCCGAATCTCTCGTATAACGTCTACTTTTCGttttgagtctttttttttttttttttttttaaattgaatcgAGGTTGGCGTCCATAGTTAGTGGTTCATTCAAGAgtgaatctttttcttttccctacGAAAGTGTGTGTATTTTCTAAACAAGAAAAAGGAAGGCAAAGATTTTTTTCAGACAAAAGAGAGGTATTTTTACTAGTGAAGTTTTGGACTCAACCATTTGTGCAGAGTTAGTTCGAGTTATACCACGATCAGTTAGACTGTTGTATCCTAAATCAGTTAAAAACTTTATATACCGGCATACCGCAGAGGGCTTGAATTTCcttaaaaagagtgagattttcTTGCCTCAATCTAAACTGATTTAgactacgtttagatgttgtactgagttgagttgaaatgataaaatattattaaaatattattttttaatatttttattattttgatatttaaaaaaattaaattgtttattatattttgtattaagatttgaaaaaattataacgataaattgagatgagtttaacttccaaaccaagccttagtttgaattattataatttttattatattattgtatattctATCAACaaatactttctttctttttttctcgtGTTAATAACACAAGTACTTCAGCTAGGCCAGATCCACCTCCACCCCGGATGGCTGGACCATCCTTGGTTGctatagtgttttttttaataatatatatgttatggaCCAAGTACATGGTCAACCGTCTGTCTTACCCAATATGTATGCAAGATTGgcacaatattatataaatttattcaaaggcattaataaattaattacttgattatcAAATTCGTTGGCAAAGCTGGTGACTTGTAAATTAATTGTTTATCAAATTGCCCTGAATCCTCCCTCCTTGGCtgtaattatgaataataattattaaaaaaatatatatttattcagaTTTTGTATTCCcgaaatatcaaatatataggGAGACTATCATGCTCTGGTCAGCTTTTATTATTGTCAATATtggcatgaaaaataaaaactaagaaCCCTAATCACAGGTTATAGGTTGAGTTAAAACGACGACATCTTTGACAAATCATAGAGTAAATTAGATCCATGTGAATATCTACGTGAAGACAAGATTGCAAGATGGAGGGTGTGTAGATGAAGTAATAAGGCTGATccgttatattaaaaaaatatattttaataatattttattttatttttaatttttatcgcATCTAATTCATAACATTTGATACCAGATTTGCTGCAAAAGTCAACTTCACATGGGGCATCAGCCGCATAACGTTGTTTCTGGGAAATATACTTCATTCTCGAAGCCATCACATCCTGGTGTGTCAAACAAGAGAAAAGACAAGAATGCTATTTTATATTTGGTGTTGGCTTCTTTGACTTTCATGTTTTTCTCGAGTTGGCTCAGAGGAATCCAATAtcattttgggaagaaaatggTTCGATTTCTTTGTTCTTTAGCTCCCTGGAGCTTTTTGATCATAGCTGCTACGGCTCAAAAGtcaaacatgttatcagaaacatatcaacaacaacaacaataataataataaaataaataaataaataattggtggacaaaaatttttaaaactgaaGAAGAAGCTGTACTCAGATGTAGACATTATTGccattgaaaattttcaaaatgtttgTATTGCA from Juglans microcarpa x Juglans regia isolate MS1-56 chromosome 3S, Jm3101_v1.0, whole genome shotgun sequence encodes:
- the LOC121258402 gene encoding organ-specific protein P4; this encodes MKSISAFLLLFSLFLLVLVNLSDARRDPGDYWKSIMKDQPIPEAIKGLLHRDLPYASDARENVHFLKDFDVTPNAIIYHAHVEDKEEKKPAFVEDFEQKSHTELNLF